One genomic region from Melioribacteraceae bacterium encodes:
- a CDS encoding sulfite exporter TauE/SafE family protein, translating into MEKHITFKRIAMLIITLKVLLILYFVINIPIHAGKSWDFNIDLNFLFFIIVGFAAQIIDGTLGMAYGVSCTTLLLYMGVPPAVASAGVHTAEVFTTGVSGLSHLYMKNVDKKLFARLVLPGVIAAMTGAYLISEILDGNFVKPYIAGYLLIMGLLIVIKSFKPIRFNDSIKYVPFLGSFGGLMDAIGGGGWGPIVTSNLVNQGKAPKETIGTVNTAEFFVAFFSTGIFLIFVGVESWKIVLGLIIGGVIAAPLGAFFATRIKPKLLMLSVGILIIITSLFTISKSIGI; encoded by the coding sequence TTGGAAAAGCACATCACATTCAAGCGAATAGCAATGTTGATAATTACCTTAAAAGTATTATTGATTTTATATTTTGTAATTAACATACCGATTCACGCCGGGAAAAGCTGGGACTTTAATATCGATCTGAATTTTTTGTTTTTTATAATTGTTGGATTTGCTGCCCAAATTATAGACGGTACACTCGGAATGGCTTACGGAGTCAGCTGTACTACTCTTCTTCTCTATATGGGAGTTCCACCAGCTGTTGCTTCTGCAGGAGTTCACACAGCCGAAGTATTCACAACCGGTGTATCAGGATTGTCCCATTTATATATGAAAAATGTAGATAAAAAATTATTTGCAAGACTCGTATTGCCCGGAGTTATAGCAGCAATGACAGGTGCATACCTGATTTCCGAGATATTAGACGGTAATTTTGTGAAACCTTACATTGCCGGATACCTTCTAATTATGGGCTTGCTGATTGTAATCAAGAGTTTTAAACCGATTAGATTCAACGACAGTATAAAATATGTCCCATTTCTTGGATCATTCGGCGGACTAATGGATGCTATTGGCGGCGGCGGTTGGGGTCCGATTGTTACCTCTAATCTGGTTAATCAGGGAAAAGCACCTAAAGAGACCATCGGAACGGTTAATACGGCTGAATTTTTCGTGGCTTTTTTCAGCACCGGAATATTTCTGATCTTTGTTGGTGTTGAAAGCTGGAAGATTGTATTGGGATTAATTATTGGCGGTGTAATAGCAGCACCCCTGGGAGCCTTTTTTGCTACTAGAATAAAACCTAAGTTACTAATGTTATCGGTCGGAATTTTAATAATAATTACTTCTTTATTTACTATTTCTAAATCGATCGGTATCTAA
- a CDS encoding M20/M25/M40 family metallo-hydrolase has protein sequence MLKTVEYLSSSELAGRLPGHEGYDKAVKYITEQFSKINLKPGGDDRYLQKLKVEYNNIISEEPFTIIKNKIETEYQLGKDYVYRGFTGSGNLTGQTVFCGYGLSQPELGYDDYKGIDVKGKVVVTFKYNPAWNINGKGFTNGNPREKAIAAARHGAVGILFVSFPNDTNPQKPIGSVIHGEGEQMTDFPELHIDLPVADQLFEGSGYTLKELQTKIDQTKTPLSTPLMHRVRIKVETEYEKEKETVNIVGLLEGSDPVLKNEWLIVGAHLDHVGQQAGKIYFPGANDNGSGSAAVLQIARAFAMNDIKPKRSVAFVLFASEEQGLNGAQYFADNVPDKMSKVIGMFNLDCIGYGDSIQVGGGHSAQEFWNAAKEIDKNNSGLMVERTWQGGGADAEPFYRKGIPTLYFVTTNSYGHLHMLSDEPETLNPELFEAITKLAYLTVEKVCNR, from the coding sequence TTGCTAAAAACAGTTGAGTATTTATCCTCATCAGAATTAGCCGGACGGCTGCCGGGTCATGAAGGATATGACAAAGCCGTAAAATATATTACTGAACAGTTCTCAAAAATCAATCTGAAGCCGGGCGGAGATGACAGGTATCTTCAAAAGCTGAAAGTTGAATACAACAATATTATATCCGAAGAGCCGTTCACCATTATTAAGAACAAAATTGAAACCGAATATCAATTAGGAAAGGATTACGTATACAGGGGATTTACAGGGTCCGGTAATTTAACCGGTCAAACTGTGTTCTGCGGGTACGGGTTATCCCAGCCGGAACTGGGTTATGATGATTATAAAGGTATCGACGTAAAAGGGAAAGTAGTGGTAACATTCAAATACAATCCCGCATGGAATATTAACGGTAAAGGATTTACGAATGGGAATCCGAGGGAAAAAGCTATTGCAGCCGCCAGACATGGTGCAGTTGGAATTCTTTTTGTCTCCTTTCCGAACGATACTAATCCTCAGAAACCGATCGGAAGTGTTATCCATGGCGAAGGAGAACAGATGACTGATTTCCCGGAACTCCATATCGATCTGCCTGTTGCCGATCAATTGTTCGAAGGATCCGGATACACACTGAAAGAACTGCAGACAAAAATCGATCAGACAAAAACTCCCCTCTCAACTCCTCTTATGCACCGGGTAAGAATTAAAGTTGAAACTGAATATGAAAAAGAGAAAGAGACAGTAAACATAGTTGGATTGCTTGAAGGATCAGATCCTGTTCTAAAAAACGAGTGGCTTATAGTAGGTGCCCATCTTGATCACGTAGGTCAGCAGGCGGGTAAAATCTATTTTCCCGGAGCTAACGATAACGGATCAGGTTCAGCAGCTGTGCTTCAAATTGCCAGAGCATTCGCAATGAATGATATAAAGCCAAAGCGATCTGTTGCATTCGTCCTTTTTGCAAGCGAAGAGCAAGGACTCAACGGCGCGCAGTATTTTGCAGATAATGTACCTGATAAAATGAGTAAGGTTATAGGAATGTTTAATCTTGACTGCATCGGATACGGCGACAGCATTCAGGTTGGCGGAGGACATAGCGCACAGGAGTTCTGGAATGCTGCTAAGGAAATCGACAAGAATAATTCGGGACTAATGGTAGAGAGAACCTGGCAAGGTGGCGGAGCCGATGCCGAGCCGTTTTACAGGAAAGGAATTCCTACGCTATACTTTGTTACAACCAACAGCTACGGTCATCTTCATATGCTGAGCGATGAACCTGAGACACTCAATCCGGAATTGTTCGAGGCTATAACGAAGTTAGCATACTTAACGGTTGAAAAAGTTTGCAACCGCTGA
- a CDS encoding transposase: MDRFYHANTYHHVYNRGTLKSKIFFDKDDYNYFLNRLGKFSVKYKIEIMAFCLMPNHFHLLIKQTDENLKVGKFVGDLINGHTKFINKKYQRTGVVFEGPAKAKYVNYISEIKRIVEYILANPVMAGLSKHTNEYVYSSAYEIINNVENSITCKSGLTQIYGTLENVIAMIHNIRKAVSQP, from the coding sequence TTGGATCGGTTCTATCACGCCAATACTTATCATCATGTTTATAACCGCGGAACTCTGAAATCAAAAATATTCTTCGATAAAGATGATTATAATTATTTCCTCAACCGTCTTGGAAAATTCAGCGTTAAATATAAAATTGAAATTATGGCTTTTTGCCTGATGCCAAATCACTTTCATCTTTTAATTAAACAGACTGATGAGAACCTTAAAGTTGGGAAGTTTGTCGGTGATTTGATAAATGGTCATACTAAATTCATTAATAAAAAGTATCAAAGAACCGGTGTAGTTTTTGAAGGACCGGCAAAGGCGAAATACGTAAATTATATATCCGAAATTAAGCGGATCGTAGAGTACATACTTGCAAATCCGGTCATGGCCGGTTTGTCAAAACATACTAATGAATATGTTTATTCATCGGCGTATGAGATAATTAACAATGTCGAAAATTCAATTACGTGCAAAAGCGGTCTGACCCAAATTTATGGAACGCTTGAGAATGTTATCGCGATGATTCACAATATAAGAAAGGCAGTATCACAACCATGA